In Rhodoligotrophos appendicifer, the following are encoded in one genomic region:
- a CDS encoding SDR family NAD(P)-dependent oxidoreductase — protein MAENVEHERTGYGRILQGRVAVLVGVGAPGETVSNGRATAVEFARCGATLVLADRDAAALGACAEAVQPFGGEVLQVQLDATDEAAVQGLFASCRDRFGTVDVLHNNLGITSAGRIARATVESFDLCVAVNLKSVFLLCKHVLPIMEEMGRGAITNISSVSSIRHLGISSPLYDMTKAGLNALTRNIAIDYGPKGIRANAILVGMMDTPLARGGIEKAGRDVEAIYEGYVQRIPSRRMGSGHDTAHLAAFLASDLASYINGAEIVVDGALTAKSG, from the coding sequence ATGGCTGAGAATGTCGAACATGAGAGGACCGGGTACGGCCGAATTCTGCAGGGGCGCGTCGCAGTATTAGTGGGAGTCGGCGCGCCGGGAGAAACTGTTAGCAATGGCCGTGCCACGGCCGTCGAATTTGCTCGCTGCGGCGCAACGCTTGTCCTGGCCGACCGCGATGCGGCTGCGTTGGGTGCCTGCGCCGAGGCCGTTCAGCCTTTTGGCGGAGAGGTGCTTCAGGTACAGCTGGATGCGACCGATGAGGCCGCTGTCCAGGGTCTCTTCGCGAGCTGCCGGGATCGCTTCGGCACCGTCGATGTGCTTCACAATAATCTGGGTATTACCTCGGCCGGCCGCATCGCCCGGGCGACCGTCGAGAGCTTCGATCTCTGTGTCGCCGTAAATCTCAAATCGGTATTCCTGCTGTGCAAGCATGTTCTGCCGATCATGGAAGAGATGGGCCGCGGCGCAATCACTAACATCTCATCGGTCTCCAGCATCCGACATCTGGGGATAAGCTCTCCTCTTTACGACATGACCAAGGCTGGTCTCAATGCACTGACCCGCAACATCGCCATTGACTATGGACCTAAGGGAATTCGTGCGAACGCTATCCTGGTCGGCATGATGGACACGCCGTTGGCGCGGGGAGGAATTGAGAAGGCTGGTCGCGACGTCGAGGCGATCTATGAAGGTTACGTCCAGAGAATTCCATCACGCCGGATGGGTAGCGGGCATGACACGGCTCATCTTGCAGCGTTTCTGGCCTCTGATCTGGCAAGCTACATCAATGGTGCCGAGATTGTTGTAGACGGAGCTTTGACCGCCAAATCAGGCTGA